In one Corallococcus silvisoli genomic region, the following are encoded:
- a CDS encoding FG-GAP-like repeat-containing protein — protein sequence MKRLARATPLLALLTLACDDGQRPAEVLPYVGPCEGLAPLTLSAEPTTVRSGSVATLTAGGGSGHYTFRAEAGGSSGDMRGNRFVAGRTPADDTLTVVDDQCGGTASVRVKVLAGFGVAPARAMLRPGASFQIAIDGLVGTASFTLTSNGSGATLTDAGLYTAGQVEAQDVLTVRDTKSGDVAVLQYTVSKAAKLVGDPQYLALPSGASAPLGTAGGTDRVVWTKKSGPGSVVNGRVVVEAGASGLISLEAKDAFTGDVAPVAVRVLDELKRPLLAHGRLTDAATMVTADFDGDGIQDLAVGQRESELSRPTGGAVFIYKGSASGLPSKPTWVLTGETEGALFGDMLAAGDLDGDGRADLAVSSPGADVTIGDSGAVYLYTFKSGQPPALLRPALTGLGRGGFGTGLAIADADGDGDMDLFVGSPAGDLSTISGVSRRGVIDIFLLAKNQPVPDLPAVRLGGQDLLVDGKFVLRSNTELGRAIVVADLNDDGRPDLASLHKLTRYKADGTTDGQQMGVAVYFARATGARYRSAPDLYVMASNTAVEVLGNEGTWRLGAIPAEGSRPPLLLVMADKADSPDLSKEGGVAAQVDAGGAYLFDLRGATLVDDPSQAAPVKVPLADAYARFYGDARGITATRSWAVMDVDGTAGPELLLGAPYASVTAGTQTLGNAGKVLAFPLTSLAKNTVMNKPLVALGGAAKAEVLGAGLSAWTLPSGTVLAGFSGRASSATGAFTGRVDVYQKAGASLSEWTRSGLEVTTKASMERFGEGVALARLNGKVMALVGAQGFSGPGPNNDGADLNVGRAYTFDTATPGTATVSGEGASSPWWGGRNVGVDVAFTDFNGDGRPDMVAGSTALVIPGTGSAASEKDPYVQNACMLAGTQTLGGFLVSLGQADGTFKAAYRVFAPSVVTTCDDPAATRCKRTTLGRNVVGGFDFNGDGKQDVAVLRDRGFDLFLGRAPDDASLAKLTLACDALYSWPSTPVVWPPTQWNTTALPQTSAPAALGDLNGDGCDEVAWRYSDGSHSGVVILYGYDPGGSRCGGRTAASMVRIAGDAEVGRALMNLGVASTRAGRFLGDTRDFIAVSANNYLVDGVSQPAVLLFDIAKLNGLRPTAGEVLVDALSATLAPPNLTYRARAVTFGTALSGGKDLNGDGVPDLWVGAPGASVASDGEGAAFLFAGGTKSQGPLSPFLLVVGDGAERSSLGQSIAVVPGSGGSPPTVVIGAPKSYRTGTQNGTAFSLPLPF from the coding sequence ATGAAACGTCTCGCCCGCGCGACCCCCCTGCTCGCGCTGTTGACCCTGGCCTGTGATGACGGGCAGCGGCCCGCCGAGGTCCTGCCCTACGTGGGCCCGTGTGAAGGCCTCGCTCCGCTGACGCTGTCGGCGGAGCCCACGACGGTGCGCTCCGGGAGCGTGGCCACGCTGACGGCGGGTGGCGGCAGCGGCCACTACACCTTCCGCGCGGAGGCGGGCGGCTCCTCTGGCGACATGCGCGGCAACCGCTTCGTCGCGGGGCGCACGCCGGCGGACGACACGCTGACGGTGGTGGACGACCAGTGCGGCGGCACCGCGAGCGTGCGGGTGAAGGTGCTGGCGGGCTTCGGCGTCGCGCCCGCGCGGGCCATGCTGCGGCCGGGCGCGTCCTTCCAGATCGCCATCGACGGGCTGGTGGGCACGGCGTCCTTCACGCTCACCAGCAACGGCTCCGGCGCCACGCTCACCGACGCGGGCCTCTACACGGCGGGGCAGGTGGAGGCGCAGGACGTCCTCACCGTGCGCGACACGAAGTCCGGCGACGTGGCGGTGCTCCAGTACACCGTGAGCAAGGCCGCGAAGCTGGTGGGCGACCCGCAGTACCTGGCCCTCCCGTCGGGCGCGTCCGCGCCGCTGGGCACGGCGGGCGGCACGGACCGCGTGGTGTGGACGAAGAAGTCCGGCCCCGGCTCGGTGGTGAACGGGCGCGTGGTGGTGGAGGCGGGCGCCTCCGGCCTCATCTCCCTGGAGGCGAAGGACGCCTTCACCGGCGACGTGGCCCCCGTGGCGGTGCGCGTGCTGGATGAGCTGAAGCGGCCCCTGCTGGCGCACGGCCGGCTGACGGACGCGGCCACGATGGTGACCGCGGACTTCGACGGCGACGGCATCCAGGACCTGGCGGTGGGCCAGCGTGAGAGCGAGCTGTCGCGCCCCACGGGCGGCGCGGTGTTCATCTACAAGGGCAGCGCGTCCGGCCTGCCCTCGAAGCCCACCTGGGTGCTGACGGGCGAGACGGAGGGCGCGCTCTTCGGAGACATGCTGGCCGCGGGCGACCTGGACGGGGACGGGCGCGCGGACCTGGCGGTGTCGTCGCCGGGCGCGGACGTCACCATCGGCGACTCGGGCGCGGTGTACCTCTACACCTTCAAGTCGGGCCAGCCGCCCGCGCTGCTGCGGCCCGCGCTGACCGGCCTGGGCCGAGGCGGGTTCGGCACGGGTCTGGCCATCGCGGACGCGGACGGCGACGGCGACATGGACCTGTTCGTGGGCTCGCCCGCGGGCGACCTGTCCACCATCTCCGGCGTCAGCCGGCGCGGGGTGATCGACATCTTCCTGCTCGCCAAGAACCAGCCCGTCCCGGACCTGCCGGCGGTGCGGTTGGGCGGGCAGGACCTGCTGGTGGACGGCAAGTTCGTGCTGCGCAGCAACACGGAGCTGGGCCGCGCCATCGTGGTCGCGGACCTCAACGACGACGGCCGCCCGGACCTGGCGTCGCTGCACAAGCTGACCCGCTACAAGGCGGACGGCACCACCGACGGGCAGCAGATGGGCGTGGCGGTGTACTTCGCGCGCGCCACCGGGGCGCGCTACCGCTCCGCGCCGGACCTGTACGTGATGGCGTCCAACACCGCCGTGGAGGTCCTGGGCAACGAGGGCACCTGGCGCCTGGGCGCGATCCCCGCCGAGGGCAGCCGGCCTCCGCTCCTGCTGGTGATGGCGGACAAGGCGGACTCGCCGGACCTGAGCAAGGAGGGCGGCGTGGCGGCGCAGGTGGACGCGGGCGGGGCCTACCTGTTCGACCTGCGGGGCGCGACGCTGGTGGACGACCCGTCGCAGGCGGCGCCCGTGAAGGTGCCGCTGGCGGACGCGTACGCGCGCTTCTACGGCGACGCGCGCGGCATCACCGCGACCCGCAGCTGGGCGGTGATGGACGTGGACGGAACGGCGGGGCCGGAGCTGCTCCTGGGCGCGCCGTACGCGTCGGTGACGGCGGGCACGCAGACGCTGGGCAACGCGGGCAAGGTGCTGGCGTTCCCGCTGACGTCCCTGGCGAAGAACACGGTGATGAACAAGCCGCTCGTGGCGCTGGGCGGCGCCGCGAAGGCGGAGGTGCTGGGCGCGGGCCTCTCGGCCTGGACGCTGCCGTCGGGCACGGTGCTGGCGGGCTTCTCCGGCCGCGCCTCGTCCGCCACGGGCGCCTTCACCGGCCGCGTGGACGTCTACCAGAAGGCGGGCGCGAGCCTGTCCGAGTGGACGCGCAGCGGCCTGGAGGTGACGACGAAGGCCAGCATGGAGCGCTTCGGTGAAGGGGTGGCGCTGGCCCGGCTCAACGGCAAGGTGATGGCGCTGGTGGGCGCGCAGGGCTTCTCGGGTCCCGGCCCCAACAACGACGGCGCGGACCTCAACGTGGGCCGCGCGTACACCTTCGACACGGCCACGCCCGGGACGGCCACGGTGTCCGGCGAGGGCGCCAGCTCGCCCTGGTGGGGAGGCCGCAACGTGGGCGTGGACGTGGCCTTCACGGACTTCAACGGCGACGGGCGGCCGGACATGGTGGCGGGCTCCACCGCGCTGGTCATCCCCGGCACGGGGTCCGCCGCGTCGGAGAAGGATCCGTACGTGCAGAACGCGTGCATGCTGGCGGGCACGCAGACGCTGGGCGGCTTCCTGGTGTCGCTGGGACAGGCGGACGGCACCTTCAAGGCGGCCTACCGCGTGTTCGCGCCGTCCGTCGTCACCACCTGCGACGACCCGGCGGCGACCCGCTGCAAGCGCACCACCCTGGGCCGCAACGTGGTGGGCGGCTTCGACTTCAACGGCGACGGCAAGCAGGACGTGGCCGTGCTGCGCGACCGCGGCTTCGACCTGTTCCTGGGCCGCGCGCCGGATGACGCCTCGCTCGCGAAGCTCACCCTGGCCTGTGACGCCCTCTACTCCTGGCCGTCCACGCCCGTCGTCTGGCCCCCCACCCAGTGGAACACCACCGCGCTGCCGCAGACCTCCGCGCCCGCGGCCCTGGGCGACCTGAACGGGGACGGCTGCGACGAGGTGGCGTGGCGCTATTCGGACGGCTCGCACTCGGGCGTGGTCATCCTCTATGGCTACGACCCGGGCGGCAGCCGGTGCGGAGGCCGCACGGCGGCGTCCATGGTGCGCATCGCCGGTGACGCGGAGGTGGGCCGCGCGCTGATGAACCTGGGCGTGGCCTCCACGCGCGCGGGCCGCTTCCTGGGCGACACGCGGGACTTCATCGCGGTGTCGGCCAACAACTACCTCGTGGACGGCGTGAGCCAGCCCGCGGTGCTGCTCTTCGACATCGCGAAGCTCAACGGGCTCAGGCCCACGGCGGGTGAGGTGCTGGTGGACGCGTTGAGCGCCACGCTGGCGCCGCCCAACCTGACGTACCGCGCCCGCGCGGTGACCTTTGGCACGGCGCTCTCGGGCGGCAAGGACCTGAACGGCGACGGGGTGCCGGACCTGTGGGTGGGCGCGCCGGGCGCGTCGGTGGCCTCGGACGGCGAGGGCGCGGCGTTCCTCTTCGCCGGCGGCACGAAGTCGCAGGGGCCGCTGTCGCCCTTCCTGCTCGTGGTGGGCGACGGCGCGGAGCGCAGCTCGCTCGGTCAGTCCATCGCGGTCGTCCCTGGCAGCGGAGGCTCGCCGCCGACGGTCGTCATCGGCGCGCCGAAGAGCTACCGCACCGGCACGCAGAACGGCACCGCGTTCTCGCTGCCCCTGCCCTTCTGA
- a CDS encoding DMT family transporter, protein MSSAPAVSLPVQSAPRWKVSLAYATCFILWGSTWAAVKVGLEDLPPLRFVGTRMLVAGLALLPFARSRGAALGNGTGWRIAGLGVLQLALPFGMLFVAQQWIPSSWAALLFSTFPVWLLVVGRVLVPDQLLTGRKLLAAGLGLTGVVALQHQELASLSFSGMVLLGCAMTLGAAASVAVANVLVRQHMTHVPPHLLTMVQSLSSAVLLLSASAMTEWNQPAHWTTRSVSALLYLALGGTVLTYQCLYWLLPRISLAALGAMALLDTLVAVTLGVALLGEPLTPALLAGGMLILTAAALANRGEAPEAKAPPEATPG, encoded by the coding sequence ATGTCGTCCGCACCCGCCGTGAGCCTCCCCGTGCAGTCCGCGCCGCGATGGAAGGTGTCCCTCGCCTACGCCACCTGCTTCATCCTCTGGGGCTCCACCTGGGCCGCGGTGAAGGTGGGGCTGGAGGACCTGCCACCGCTGCGCTTCGTGGGCACGCGCATGCTCGTGGCCGGGCTGGCGCTGCTGCCCTTCGCGCGCTCGCGCGGCGCGGCGCTGGGCAACGGCACCGGGTGGCGCATCGCGGGGCTGGGCGTGCTCCAGCTCGCGTTGCCCTTCGGGATGCTCTTCGTGGCGCAGCAGTGGATCCCGTCCAGTTGGGCCGCGCTCCTCTTCTCCACCTTCCCCGTGTGGCTGCTGGTGGTGGGGCGCGTGCTGGTTCCTGATCAGCTGCTCACCGGGCGCAAGCTCCTCGCCGCGGGCCTGGGCCTGACCGGCGTGGTGGCGCTCCAGCACCAGGAGCTCGCCTCGCTCAGCTTCTCCGGCATGGTGCTGCTCGGCTGCGCGATGACGCTGGGCGCGGCGGCGTCCGTGGCGGTGGCCAACGTGCTGGTGCGCCAGCACATGACGCACGTGCCGCCGCACCTGCTCACCATGGTGCAGTCCTTGAGCAGCGCGGTGCTGCTGCTGTCCGCCTCCGCGATGACCGAGTGGAATCAGCCGGCGCACTGGACCACGCGCTCGGTGAGCGCGCTCCTGTACCTGGCGCTGGGCGGGACGGTGCTCACCTACCAGTGCCTGTACTGGCTGCTGCCGCGCATCTCCCTGGCGGCCCTGGGCGCCATGGCCCTGCTGGACACGCTGGTGGCGGTGACGCTGGGCGTCGCGCTGCTGGGTGAGCCGCTCACGCCCGCACTGCTCGCGGGCGGCATGCTCATCCTCACCGCGGCGGCGCTCGCCAACCGCGGCGAGGCCCCGGAGGCGAAGGCGCCTCCGGAAGCGACCCCGGGGTGA
- the ligD gene encoding DNA ligase D, with amino-acid sequence MKTSQTQKRLRRYRMKRDFHRTPEPSPDVGAPSESAPRFVVHKHDATRLHYDLRLEIGGVLVSWAIPKGPSQDPAVKRLAVQTEDHPRSYADFEGHIPDEQYGGGDSLLWESGTFETVPPGDAEAQLKRGHLEVVLHGAKLNGRWHLVRTRPRSGKAQWLFFKAKDAFARPGSDITVERPESVKSGQVRTQGPRKPGVARARKAVRAPARSARAPATPEALLKRVWPPMLARLAVSDEVHDETHAYEVKYDGFRAMFASTHGKSAFQSRRGNDLSSRFPRLTSSLRELPARDLVLDGEIVALDAKGRSSFQLLQHAEADTEQRLRVFDLPWLDGEDLRQRPYGERRARLEKLMAHAALPLQLSEKLDLPLSRALLEARRKGWEGIIAKRRDSPYTGTRSGDWLKLKVVAGQEVVILGYLPIKNARAKSEIGALRVGVRGRGGYHDVGKVGTGYTTEDRRELRGLLDASRVKKSAAVDAPANTDTVWVKPKYVAQVRFTEWTKDGRLRQPVFQGLRGDKVPQEVVREHPAPVEGSARRGSRRAPARVSARTTTKPEREVSGRAPQVHLTHGDRVLFPGAGLTKADVFAYYRDVAPLLLPVLADRPLAHQQWPAGIEAPGFFRHELSGIPPWLPTLRVRHEAKTLRHVNVKSTAALLWLANQSALTLHMWLSHAPRLAQPDFVVFDLDPGVGGWKDLVKVAKALHARLEELGLESFPKTSGKRGLHVLVPLAPGHTYARTQAFADARVRELEEDLGGIATTKRSIRDREGRLYLDAGQNARGKTVVAPYSLRAVEDAPFSAPLAWSEVNGRLDPHRFRLKTLKKRLDAVGDLFAPALRVKQVLPAE; translated from the coding sequence GTGAAGACCTCCCAGACACAGAAGCGTCTGCGCCGCTACCGGATGAAGCGGGACTTCCACCGCACGCCGGAGCCCTCGCCGGACGTGGGCGCACCCAGCGAGAGCGCCCCCCGCTTCGTGGTGCACAAGCATGACGCCACCCGGTTGCACTACGACCTGCGCTTGGAGATCGGCGGCGTGCTGGTGAGCTGGGCCATCCCCAAGGGACCCAGCCAGGACCCCGCGGTGAAGCGGCTGGCGGTCCAGACGGAGGACCACCCGCGCTCCTACGCGGACTTCGAAGGCCACATCCCGGATGAACAGTACGGCGGGGGCGACTCGCTGCTCTGGGAGTCCGGCACCTTCGAGACGGTCCCACCCGGCGACGCCGAAGCCCAGTTGAAGCGTGGCCACCTGGAGGTCGTGCTCCACGGCGCGAAGCTGAACGGGCGCTGGCACCTGGTGCGCACCCGTCCCCGAAGCGGCAAGGCACAGTGGCTCTTCTTCAAGGCGAAGGATGCCTTCGCCCGCCCTGGCTCCGACATCACCGTGGAGCGCCCCGAGTCCGTGAAGAGCGGCCAGGTGCGCACGCAGGGGCCGCGCAAGCCCGGCGTGGCGCGCGCCAGGAAGGCCGTCCGCGCTCCCGCCAGGTCCGCCCGCGCGCCGGCGACGCCGGAGGCGCTGTTGAAGCGGGTGTGGCCTCCCATGCTCGCGCGGCTGGCCGTCTCCGACGAGGTGCACGACGAAACGCACGCCTACGAGGTGAAGTACGACGGCTTCCGCGCCATGTTCGCCTCCACGCACGGCAAGAGCGCCTTCCAGAGCCGCCGGGGCAACGACCTGTCGAGCCGCTTCCCCCGGCTCACCTCGTCACTGCGCGAGCTGCCCGCGCGCGACCTGGTGCTGGATGGGGAGATCGTGGCGCTCGACGCGAAGGGGCGCTCCAGCTTCCAGCTCCTCCAGCACGCGGAGGCGGACACGGAGCAGCGCCTCCGGGTGTTCGACCTGCCGTGGCTGGACGGCGAGGACCTGCGCCAGCGCCCCTATGGGGAACGCCGCGCCCGGCTCGAGAAGCTGATGGCGCACGCGGCGCTCCCGCTTCAGCTCTCCGAGAAGCTGGACCTGCCCTTGTCGCGGGCCCTCCTGGAAGCGCGCCGCAAGGGCTGGGAGGGCATCATCGCCAAGCGCAGGGACTCGCCCTACACCGGCACGCGCTCTGGCGACTGGTTGAAGCTGAAGGTGGTCGCGGGCCAGGAGGTCGTCATCCTCGGCTACCTGCCCATCAAGAACGCCCGGGCGAAGTCGGAGATCGGCGCGCTGCGCGTGGGCGTGCGCGGCCGGGGCGGCTACCACGACGTGGGCAAGGTTGGCACGGGCTACACCACCGAGGACCGCCGCGAGCTGCGCGGGCTGCTGGACGCCTCGCGCGTGAAGAAGTCCGCCGCCGTGGATGCGCCCGCGAACACGGACACCGTCTGGGTGAAGCCGAAGTACGTGGCCCAGGTGCGGTTCACCGAGTGGACGAAGGACGGCCGCCTGCGCCAACCCGTGTTCCAGGGCCTGCGCGGCGACAAGGTTCCCCAGGAGGTCGTGCGGGAACACCCCGCCCCCGTCGAAGGCTCGGCCCGCCGGGGCTCGCGTCGGGCTCCGGCGCGGGTCTCCGCTCGCACCACGACGAAGCCCGAACGCGAGGTGTCCGGGCGCGCCCCGCAGGTGCACCTCACGCACGGCGACCGCGTGCTGTTCCCCGGCGCCGGCCTGACGAAGGCGGATGTGTTCGCGTACTACCGGGACGTGGCACCGCTGCTGTTGCCCGTGCTCGCGGATCGTCCCCTGGCCCACCAGCAGTGGCCCGCGGGCATCGAGGCCCCGGGCTTCTTCCGCCATGAGCTGTCCGGCATCCCCCCGTGGCTGCCCACGCTGCGCGTGCGCCACGAAGCGAAGACGCTGCGCCACGTGAACGTGAAGAGCACGGCCGCGCTGCTGTGGCTGGCCAACCAGTCCGCGCTCACGCTGCACATGTGGCTGAGCCACGCGCCCCGGCTGGCGCAGCCGGACTTCGTGGTGTTCGACCTGGACCCCGGCGTCGGCGGTTGGAAGGACCTGGTGAAGGTGGCCAAGGCCCTGCACGCCCGCCTGGAGGAGCTGGGCCTGGAGTCCTTCCCGAAGACCTCCGGCAAGCGAGGCCTGCACGTGCTGGTGCCGCTGGCGCCGGGCCACACCTACGCGCGCACCCAGGCGTTCGCGGACGCGCGGGTGCGTGAGCTGGAGGAGGACCTGGGCGGCATCGCCACCACGAAGCGCTCCATCCGCGACCGCGAGGGCCGACTCTACCTGGACGCGGGCCAGAACGCGCGCGGCAAGACGGTGGTGGCGCCCTACTCGCTGCGCGCCGTGGAGGACGCGCCCTTCTCCGCGCCGCTCGCCTGGAGCGAGGTGAACGGCCGCCTGGACCCCCACCGCTTCCGCCTGAAGACGCTGAAGAAGCGCCTGGACGCGGTAGGAGACCTGTTCGCGCCCGCGCTCCGCGTGAAGCAGGTGCTGCCGGCGGAGTGA
- a CDS encoding ferritin-like domain-containing protein, protein MADKSEVARLHSLAQLDADAVGAYDVAIARIGPALVRERLNSFRADHLRHVQDLNTLIRHFGGDPVTLRPDLKGSAMKSLTAMTGLMGTEATLWAMLGNEELFDRAYELALQFEWTPEVKALIHQHREDERRHGTWIRDAVRTRPWAEGRAPLMDGAELGA, encoded by the coding sequence ATGGCCGACAAGTCCGAAGTGGCTCGCTTGCACAGCCTGGCCCAGCTCGACGCGGACGCCGTGGGCGCGTACGACGTCGCCATCGCGCGCATCGGGCCGGCGCTGGTGCGCGAGCGCCTCAACAGCTTCCGCGCGGACCACCTGCGGCACGTGCAGGACCTCAACACGCTCATCCGCCACTTCGGGGGGGACCCGGTGACGCTGCGGCCCGACCTGAAGGGCTCCGCGATGAAGAGCCTGACGGCGATGACGGGACTGATGGGGACGGAGGCCACGCTGTGGGCCATGCTCGGCAACGAGGAGCTGTTCGACCGGGCCTATGAGCTGGCGCTCCAGTTCGAGTGGACTCCGGAGGTGAAGGCCCTCATCCACCAGCACCGCGAGGACGAGCGGCGGCACGGCACGTGGATCCGCGACGCGGTGCGCACCCGTCCCTGGGCGGAGGGCCGCGCGCCCCTCATGGACGGTGCTGAACTGGGCGCCTGA
- the hutF gene encoding formimidoylglutamate deiminase: MSDITVYQPDFLFAEGRFHEGRALAVGADGRVLDKVPPGARVERLAGRALLPGLVNGHSHAFQRLIRGRTEYVASGRGQDDFWSWREAMYRAAEALTPEEVYAASRQVFVEMALAGITAVGEFHYLHHQSDGTPYADRNTLARAVIRAATDVGLRICLLRVGYARAGFNVPANPRQRRFIDADVDTFLATTQDLAQAVRGDARVNVGLAPHSVRAVSRDWLEQVARAAPAVMPIHMHVAEQPKEIEACLAEHGRRPVELVSDVGLLGPRFTAVHGVHLTDDEVALLGRAEATVCACPSTERNLGDGIVPADALVKAGARVSFGSDSQTTVDLLEEARQLEQHLRLVRLRRAVLDPGTGTLDGLAARLFDMATVQGARSLGMDTGALAPGAPADFFTVDLHHPSLVGAGLASLLPGIVFGATAGAVREVAVAGRWVVRDGRHPLMDESGRTFQQLARRLYP, from the coding sequence GTGAGCGACATCACAGTCTACCAACCTGACTTCCTCTTCGCGGAAGGGCGTTTCCACGAAGGCCGCGCGCTGGCGGTGGGCGCGGACGGCCGAGTGCTCGACAAGGTGCCTCCGGGCGCGCGCGTGGAGCGGCTCGCGGGCCGGGCGTTGCTTCCGGGACTCGTCAACGGCCACTCGCACGCCTTCCAGCGGCTCATCCGGGGGCGCACCGAATACGTGGCGTCCGGCCGGGGGCAGGACGACTTCTGGTCCTGGCGCGAGGCGATGTACCGCGCCGCGGAAGCCCTCACGCCCGAGGAGGTCTACGCCGCCTCCCGGCAGGTGTTCGTGGAGATGGCGCTCGCGGGCATCACCGCGGTGGGCGAGTTCCACTACCTGCACCACCAGTCCGACGGGACGCCCTACGCGGACCGCAACACCCTGGCGCGCGCGGTCATCCGCGCGGCGACGGACGTGGGGCTGCGCATCTGTCTGCTGCGGGTGGGCTATGCGCGCGCGGGCTTCAACGTGCCGGCGAACCCGCGCCAGCGCCGCTTCATCGACGCGGACGTGGACACGTTCCTCGCCACCACGCAGGACCTGGCCCAGGCGGTGCGTGGCGACGCACGGGTGAACGTGGGGCTCGCGCCGCACAGCGTGCGCGCGGTGTCGCGCGACTGGTTGGAGCAGGTGGCCCGCGCCGCGCCCGCTGTCATGCCCATCCACATGCACGTGGCGGAGCAGCCCAAGGAGATTGAAGCGTGCCTGGCGGAGCACGGCCGCCGTCCCGTGGAGCTGGTGTCGGACGTGGGGCTGCTGGGGCCGCGCTTCACGGCGGTGCACGGGGTGCACCTGACGGACGACGAGGTGGCGCTGCTGGGCCGCGCGGAGGCCACGGTGTGCGCGTGCCCGTCCACGGAGCGTAACCTGGGGGATGGCATCGTGCCTGCGGACGCGCTGGTGAAGGCCGGGGCGCGCGTGAGCTTCGGTTCGGACAGCCAGACGACCGTGGACCTGCTGGAGGAGGCGCGGCAGCTGGAGCAGCACCTGCGCCTGGTGCGTCTGCGCCGCGCGGTGTTGGATCCGGGGACGGGGACGTTGGACGGGCTGGCGGCGCGGCTCTTCGACATGGCCACGGTGCAGGGCGCGCGGAGCCTGGGGATGGACACGGGCGCGTTGGCGCCGGGCGCGCCCGCGGACTTCTTCACGGTGGATCTGCATCACCCGTCGCTGGTGGGCGCGGGCCTCGCGTCGCTGCTGCCGGGCATCGTCTTCGGGGCGACGGCGGGAGCGGTGCGCGAGGTCGCCGTGGCGGGCCGGTGGGTGGTGCGGGACGGCCGGCATCCGCTGATGGACGAGAGCGGCCGGACGTTCCAGCAGCTCGCCCGGCGTCTTTATCCGTGA